The DNA window GACCCACTGCTCTACATAGTTTCAGGTCTTTCCTGCTCCAACAGTCACTCTAAAAGCATTGAAACACTCTGTGTAGCTTCAGCATGAGTGTGCAGGGCTAAACAGCAGGCGGCTGAATAGACATGGGCCCTACTATTATCTTAATTCTGCAGTGACACAGCCTGTAAGTTATTTGACGTCTTGTTGACAGTTTCACAATGAATTCATTAACGAGTGACatttattaatcaataaatgaatgaatacattAATATGGGTTCACGCATaacagtgatgtgtgtgtgtttactgcacggtTGGTTTAAAAGCAGAGGTCTAATTCCACCTGTGttcaacactaatggtgaatatggttgttttCCTGCATCGCCTTCTGTTCTGTTAAACCCTGGACGGCCGGCAGGTGGCGGTGCTGGGTTTTCAGTCTTCTTCCGTCGCCATCGTCACATGACGCGGgaagaagacacagctgtgtggCAAGATGATCGGAGATCTGCTCATATTTGGGTAAATGTCTCTCCTTCTGATGAAGCCGTTACATGTTTTAGAGTGGATGTGAAGTAAATCTCGCTGTTTATTATGTGCTGCGTTATGAAACAGAGGATGTTTGAGTGTGTTGAGTTTAAATCAGGCAGTCGACTGTAGCAGCGCCTCCACgtcactgtgtttgtgttggtttcTCTGCAGCACTCTGCTGATGAACGCTGGGGCggttttaaactttaaactgtAAGTAAAAACATTTACAACATTACTTATTTAACCTCTGTTTTGTGATCAATTAGCTGTAATGGTTTAGGTTAATATTAATCTTTGAATCTTTGCTGGCAGGAAGAAGAAAGAGTCGCAGACGCACGGTTTCGGAGATGAAACGGGCGGATCTAGTACAGGTAAAGCTGGTAGTAGCTAATAGTAAGACATttcagagagagtgtgtatatatatatatatatatatatatatatatatatatatatatatatataaattgacATTAAAATCACATGACAGGTAATTGAAAAAccttgattatcttcatctacagtggtatctgtcaagggttggatatattaggcagcaagtgaacagtcagttcttgaagttgatgtgttgaaagcagtaaaaaacaacaaaaaaaaaaaaaaaattgaaagaatcacaacatctccaaaacatcaggcaggtcttgtggggtgttcccggtatgcaatGGTCtttacctaccaaaagtggttcaggaAAGAGGGTCAGGaaagcaacagggtcatgggcacctaaggctcagtgatatgatccatggaggccccatctcacagcttacaggacctAAAGCATCTGCTGCTACCATCTagctgccagataccacaggacaccttcagtcttgtggagtctatacCTGCTCGATCTGTTGTGAGATGCACAAGGAAGGGTGTCATCAATATTAAgcattgtgatggctagatgactggatcACAGCAAaatggcaggtcttgtggggtattAGTATGTACCAacagtggtccaaggaaggatGGGGTCTGTGGTGCCCAAAGCTCATTGTTTTGCATGGGAGTGAAAGCTAGCCCATCTGGACAGACCTGGAGTCAGTGCCTTAATGAGTCAGAGGTGTTTTGGCAGCACCAAGGGGATCTACTTAGTATTAAACATGTCATTTGGTAgctggttggtgtgtgtgtatatatatatatctttaagtATAGGCTGTAGCCAGTGGGGTTTTGTAGTAACCACTATGGGTGTCATGCTTCCTATATATGATATGATTATTtatgataaaatatataatatataaatgttgAATATTACATTGATTTTTTTGTATCAAACTAATTtggaatagtccaccaaccaaatAATCTGAAGCTCACAGTGatcatgtggtcagaaactgaccactgatgaagaacTAGAGGGTAACAGAACTGATATCAAAGTCAGACACTTTCAGTACTTTTAGAATTCAGTACTTTTAAGACTTTTTTGCATCTTACTTATAGAACCTGTGACTGTTTTTAATAGCTGTAATTAATTATTGGTCATAACAGTAGGGTGATTTCTACACTACTCTACTCCCCTCTGGTTGTAGTAACAGAACTTATTGACCCTCATGCAGCACACATATTTATTGTCATGCTCTTCATACCTTAGCCAGGTAATCAAAATCTGTACAACACTGCTTACCTGACCTGTAATGAAAtggaataaaatgaaataaaagtgTGAGCTGGGTGGGGATCCCCAAGGACTGGAATGAAAATCCCTGCTGTAATGTAACCTTTCCACTTCTCATACACAGGTGATAACATCAGAGAGTTCTTACTGAGCCTGAGGTACTTTCGCATATTCATAGCCCTGTGGAACATCTTCATAATGTTCTGCATGATCTTGTGAGtatctggtcatgctggtcagtaTACATGTTAtgtgtaatgtttgtttgtagtttcatgctttttttcccttttcatttgtttcaggtTATTTGGATCATAATACGCCAGACTGGAGAACAGTTGGAACATAAAGGACAATCCTCTGCACTTTCTTTGTGGATACTGTGGTGTTGGGTTAAACTCTGGGTAAACCTTTTCTTAAAAAGCACCAACAACCGACCTCTCGGAGCAAGATGTTTTGCCAGTAATTTGATGTGTTGTACTCAGTGTGACAGACAGTAAGCCAGATTCGTACAGGTCAAGGGTTTGAGATTAATATTGACCATATTGTCTTTGTCAATGTCAAACTGACTGAACATCTCTCCTGGATTTGCATGTCAGTTGATGTGCTCATGTTCGCAGGCAGATATGAAAAGTTTTTGTGAATATCAGCTGCACgcttaattatatataaattaatacaGCGGTGCAGTAATGTACCTTTTTGGGTAGTGTTCCATTAACTTATGCTTTTGGCCAACTTGGGGGTTTCTCTAATTGTTTTCCTGTTTACTCAGTGGGGTTAGTGGCAAGCT is part of the Salminus brasiliensis chromosome 17, fSalBra1.hap2, whole genome shotgun sequence genome and encodes:
- the smim7 gene encoding small integral membrane protein 7, whose amino-acid sequence is MIGDLLIFGTLLMNAGAVLNFKLKKKESQTHGFGDETGGSSTGDNIREFLLSLRYFRIFIALWNIFIMFCMILLFGS